Part of the Ruania alba genome is shown below.
GTACAGCGGGTTCAGCGTGAGGCCGCCGTACAGCCAGCTTGTCGTATCGCGGGTGTAGAGCATGTTCGGCAGCGGCGGGAGGAGATACTCCGCGCGAGGTCCGCCCACCTCGGCCAGGGCGAGATAGGCCGGCCGGAACTCGCCGGGCAGGTCAGAGGTAGCGAGCCCGCCGATGAGGTACTCGGCCACGTCTCGCGCCGGGAGCGTGTCCAGGAATGCCAACGTGTCCGCGACCAGGCCCAGACCCACCGTGTTCGCCTCGATGGTGCGCTCCAGCAACCACCGGCGCGCCTCCGGCTGCGCCATGGTCTCGGTGAGCAGGTCCAGCAGCTCCACCACTTCGACGCCGCGGTCGGTGAGCTGGGCCACGAAGTCGGCGTGGTCCTGCTGCGCGGCACGCACCCAGAGCACATCGTCGAACAGCAGCGCATCGGAGGTGGAGGGAGTCAGCCGCTCGTGCGCGAGCCCGGGTGCGCAGACCAGCACCTTGCGTAGCCGACCCACCTCGGAGTGCACCCCGTGAGTGATCATCCCAGGCCTCGGTCAGCCAGCACGGCGCGTACGAACTCATCGATGTGGCGCACCCGGTCGACGTGTGTCACGTGCGCGTTCCACGGCCGGTCCATCAGGTAACCACGGGTCCCGGCCGCGCACAGGCGCGCCACGTTGTCGGCGTTGTCGTCGACGAACACGTCGGTACGGACCACGGTCTTGTCCGCGGAGAACGTCAGACCGTGGTGGGCGAGGGCGTGCCGGTCCACCCAGGCGCGGGTCTGCTGGCGAACGAGCTCCGAAGTGAGACCGGCGAAGTCGCCACAGCCCCGGGCGGTGATCAGCTGCACCTGGTGCCCCGCGTCCACGAGGGCCTGCAGCGCCGCACCGGCGCCGGGGAGCGGGTCCGCCGAGTAGAGGGTGCCGTCCTGCACCCCACGATGGATGACGGCGTGCCAGGAGTCCGCCGAGCAGCCGTACTCCACGTAGGGGGTCCAGCTGGTGATCTGTGCAGGCGGGCGATCACCGGCGATCCCGGCCGCCAGGCTGAGCTCGTGGGCACGGCCGGACCAGTCGTAGAGCACGTCGTCGATGTCGACGCCGACAACCAATGGCGATCTCACCGTGACACCCTCCTTGCGCTCCGTGCTCCTACTGTGCCACGGAGGATCGGCCATTCTCAGCCGACCGTGATGCTCTCCACCAACGGGGTGCAGGCAGGTTCGATCACCTGCCGGGCGCCGTCGTCG
Proteins encoded:
- a CDS encoding 5' nucleotidase, NT5C type → MRSPLVVGVDIDDVLYDWSGRAHELSLAAGIAGDRPPAQITSWTPYVEYGCSADSWHAVIHRGVQDGTLYSADPLPGAGAALQALVDAGHQVQLITARGCGDFAGLTSELVRQQTRAWVDRHALAHHGLTFSADKTVVRTDVFVDDNADNVARLCAAGTRGYLMDRPWNAHVTHVDRVRHIDEFVRAVLADRGLG